In bacterium, the following are encoded in one genomic region:
- a CDS encoding ABC transporter permease — protein sequence MAVLTGDARRAAPPRAAAWGRLPTGLRYAVIIVGLVGVWETYVQATRISPLLVSSPLQVAAAGWRAVANGQIPAATASTLQELLAGIAVGALAGFAFASAAVFSQIGHDVLSVLIAVMNPLPAIAILPLAMIWFGITPKAIVFVVALATVWPVAINTDAGFRTISPTTRMVARNLGLRGVPLVTGVLLPAALPYILAGLQTAWAFGWRTVVAAELVFGVAGSTGGLGWYINNARYYLFVPDIFAGLIVISVLGIAVDFLFRLIEARTVITWGLKTVR from the coding sequence ATGGCCGTCCTCACGGGTGACGCCCGGCGGGCGGCGCCGCCCCGGGCGGCCGCATGGGGCCGGCTCCCGACGGGCCTCCGCTACGCCGTCATCATCGTCGGGCTGGTCGGTGTTTGGGAGACGTACGTGCAGGCGACGCGCATCTCCCCGCTGCTCGTGTCGTCTCCTCTCCAGGTGGCGGCGGCCGGGTGGCGGGCCGTGGCGAACGGCCAGATTCCGGCGGCGACGGCGAGCACCCTCCAGGAACTGCTCGCCGGCATCGCCGTCGGCGCGCTCGCCGGGTTCGCGTTTGCGTCGGCGGCCGTATTCTCGCAGATCGGCCACGACGTGCTGTCGGTGCTGATCGCCGTGATGAACCCGCTGCCGGCGATCGCGATTCTGCCGCTGGCGATGATCTGGTTCGGCATCACGCCGAAGGCAATCGTGTTCGTCGTGGCGCTCGCGACGGTGTGGCCCGTGGCGATCAACACCGACGCCGGGTTTCGGACCATCAGCCCCACGACCCGCATGGTGGCGCGCAACCTCGGGCTGCGGGGGGTGCCGCTCGTCACCGGCGTGCTGCTGCCGGCGGCGCTGCCGTACATTCTCGCCGGCCTGCAGACGGCCTGGGCGTTCGGCTGGCGGACCGTGGTGGCGGCGGAGCTCGTGTTCGGCGTGGCGGGGTCGACCGGCGGCCTCGGCTGGTACATCAACAACGCGCGGTACTATCTGTTTGTGCCGGACATCTTCGCCGGGTTGATCGTGATCTCGGTGCTCGGGATCGCCGTGGATTTTCTCTTCCGTCTCATTGAGGCGCGGACGGTGATCACGTGGGGCCTGAAGACCGTGCGGTAG
- a CDS encoding ABC transporter ATP-binding protein: MGAPPAPGPVPRLAALDVDIAYGEARVVEGASFAVARGEKLVIIGPSGCGKTTLLKALAGFLFPARGAILQDGHPVTGPGPDRAVVFQDFEQLFPWRTVLGNVVYALGVARGVRGAAAVARARQMLDLVNIAQAADRYPHQLSGGMKQRTAIARALALEPEVLLMDEPFGALDEITRSRLQIELNEIWKRTGVTIVLVTHSIQEAVFLGHRVLVMSGERGRVREVVDTRAADDLGSAAFKDLSDHLRTLLVEPSRSAAPLAAAGAIHGRPHG; the protein is encoded by the coding sequence GTGGGGGCCCCGCCGGCGCCGGGTCCTGTCCCGCGCCTCGCCGCGCTGGACGTCGACATCGCGTACGGCGAGGCGCGCGTCGTCGAGGGCGCGAGCTTTGCCGTCGCGCGCGGCGAGAAACTGGTGATCATCGGGCCGTCGGGGTGCGGCAAGACGACGCTCCTCAAAGCGCTGGCGGGATTTCTCTTCCCGGCGCGCGGCGCAATCCTCCAGGACGGCCATCCGGTCACCGGCCCCGGACCGGACCGCGCCGTCGTGTTTCAGGACTTCGAGCAGCTCTTCCCGTGGCGCACCGTCCTCGGTAACGTGGTGTACGCGCTCGGGGTGGCGCGCGGGGTGCGGGGGGCCGCGGCAGTGGCGCGGGCGCGGCAGATGCTGGATCTCGTCAACATTGCCCAGGCCGCAGACCGCTATCCGCATCAGCTCTCCGGGGGGATGAAGCAGCGGACCGCCATCGCCCGCGCGCTTGCGCTGGAGCCCGAGGTGCTGCTCATGGACGAGCCGTTCGGCGCGCTCGACGAGATCACGCGCAGCCGGCTCCAGATCGAGCTCAACGAGATCTGGAAGCGGACGGGGGTCACCATCGTGCTCGTCACGCACTCGATCCAGGAAGCGGTGTTTCTCGGCCACCGGGTCCTCGTGATGTCGGGTGAGCGCGGCCGCGTGCGGGAAGTCGTGGATACCCGCGCCGCGGATGACTTGGGCAGCGCGGCGTTCAAGGACCTCTCCGACCACCTGCGGACGCTGCTCGTCGAACCGTCACGATCCGCCGCGCCGCTCGCGGCGGCGGGAGCGATCCATGGCCGTCCTCACGGGTGA
- a CDS encoding ABC transporter substrate-binding protein gives MRSVRIALALATAVAVLGAWTGPGRAAPAAPATVTIAYQPGIGYATLLVIKAQHTLEKQFPGTSFAWTLLANGATIRTGMIAGQIQFGAGGVAPFLIGWDRGAGLRLVAAMNEMNLWLVTRDASVRTLRDLKPGMKIGMPGVDSIQAIVLRKAAQKVFGNAGALDTDIVSIEHPVGVQALLNGQLTAHLSSPPFQFEEVAAGGRIILRSYDLFGESTFNSVFTTDKIAAAYPQLVDGMARDLTEATAFINAHPKETAAILSADAHGRPGPDEFLAWMTRPGVRYATTPHGFMTYAQFMHSIGLLSKVPGSMCDIELPVLRCSGS, from the coding sequence ATGAGATCAGTCCGCATCGCGCTTGCGCTGGCCACGGCCGTCGCCGTGCTCGGCGCGTGGACCGGCCCGGGCCGCGCGGCCCCGGCCGCCCCGGCGACCGTCACGATCGCCTATCAACCCGGGATCGGCTACGCGACGCTGCTGGTCATCAAGGCCCAGCACACGCTGGAGAAGCAATTCCCCGGGACGTCGTTCGCCTGGACGCTGCTGGCCAACGGGGCGACGATCCGCACCGGGATGATCGCGGGGCAAATCCAGTTCGGCGCGGGCGGCGTCGCACCGTTTCTCATCGGCTGGGACCGGGGGGCGGGGCTCCGGCTCGTCGCGGCGATGAACGAGATGAACCTCTGGCTCGTGACCCGCGACGCGTCGGTGCGCACCCTGCGCGATCTTAAACCGGGGATGAAGATCGGCATGCCGGGCGTCGATTCGATTCAGGCCATCGTGCTGCGCAAAGCGGCGCAGAAGGTGTTCGGCAATGCCGGCGCCCTGGACACCGACATCGTCTCGATCGAGCATCCCGTCGGCGTGCAGGCGCTGCTGAACGGGCAGTTGACCGCGCACCTGTCGTCGCCGCCGTTCCAGTTCGAGGAAGTCGCGGCGGGCGGCCGGATCATCCTCCGGAGCTACGACCTGTTCGGAGAGAGCACGTTCAACAGTGTGTTCACGACGGACAAGATCGCCGCGGCGTATCCTCAACTCGTCGACGGCATGGCCCGCGATCTTACGGAGGCGACGGCGTTCATCAACGCCCATCCCAAAGAGACGGCGGCGATTCTCTCGGCGGACGCGCACGGCCGGCCGGGGCCGGACGAGTTCCTGGCGTGGATGACCAGGCCCGGGGTGCGGTATGCGACGACGCCGCACGGGTTCATGACGTACGCGCAGTTCATGCACTCCATCGGTCTCCTGTCGAAGGTGCCGGGGTCGATGTGCGACATCGAGCTGCCCGTGCTCCGGTGCAGCGGGAGCTGA
- a CDS encoding glutamate cyclase domain-containing protein — protein MITPTTDQRKVGESIDRLIAADGAGRGVIDELYPAARALHDGPLCLEAAARLLSRVSHGDPVVLATGFPMYPWFIGEQDGPVGAATLARALVLARGARPVIVTDPVNVDLCAAAVRGAGLYVRPLGDALGLPTTAAVLPFPLEWTEAEERTREVLETLRPAALIAVERPGANEHRHYHSAGGKSLTAHCGKIDPLFAAARAAGVLTIAVADGGNELGCAPIRETILRTVPHARRCACPCAGTVVPEVAAEVLVAAGISNWGAYGIEAAMALLLGRPEVLHDRHTDARAHDRCADAGANNDGPGLLDPGADAVPARLHGHLVDLLGQVVAGGLDLGRLYREPRYPWL, from the coding sequence GTGATCACACCGACGACCGATCAGCGCAAGGTCGGCGAGAGCATCGACCGGCTGATTGCCGCGGACGGGGCCGGGCGCGGGGTCATCGACGAGCTCTACCCCGCGGCGCGCGCCCTCCACGACGGGCCGCTGTGTCTCGAGGCGGCGGCACGGCTCCTGTCCCGTGTGAGCCACGGCGATCCCGTTGTCCTGGCGACGGGCTTTCCGATGTACCCGTGGTTCATCGGCGAGCAGGACGGCCCGGTCGGCGCCGCCACTCTCGCCCGCGCGCTGGTCCTGGCGCGCGGCGCGCGGCCGGTGATCGTCACCGATCCCGTCAACGTCGACCTCTGCGCGGCCGCCGTCCGCGGGGCGGGCCTCTACGTGCGGCCGCTCGGCGACGCGCTCGGCCTTCCTACGACCGCGGCCGTGCTGCCCTTTCCGCTGGAGTGGACCGAGGCAGAAGAGCGGACCCGCGAGGTCTTGGAGACGCTTCGGCCGGCGGCGCTGATCGCCGTCGAGCGGCCCGGGGCCAACGAGCACCGGCACTACCACTCGGCGGGCGGGAAGAGCCTCACGGCGCACTGCGGCAAAATCGACCCGTTATTCGCCGCCGCGCGGGCCGCGGGGGTGCTCACGATTGCGGTGGCCGACGGCGGAAACGAGCTGGGCTGTGCGCCGATCCGGGAGACGATCCTCCGCACCGTCCCGCACGCACGCCGGTGCGCCTGCCCGTGCGCCGGCACCGTGGTCCCGGAGGTGGCGGCCGAGGTGCTGGTCGCGGCGGGGATTTCGAATTGGGGCGCGTACGGAATCGAAGCGGCGATGGCGCTTCTGCTCGGACGGCCCGAGGTACTGCACGACCGCCACACCGACGCCCGCGCGCACGACCGCTGCGCGGACGCCGGTGCGAACAACGACGGGCCAGGCCTGCTCGATCCCGGCGCGGACGCGGTGCCGGCCCGCCTTCACGGTCATCTGGTCGACCTGCTCGGCCAAGTGGTCGCGGGCGGACTCGATCTGGGGCGCCTGTACCGCGAGCCGCGCTATCCCTGGTTGTAG